One region of Armigeres subalbatus isolate Guangzhou_Male chromosome 3, GZ_Asu_2, whole genome shotgun sequence genomic DNA includes:
- the LOC134222875 gene encoding uncharacterized protein LOC134222875 — protein sequence MSGGKYVRAPGYKDNSEYNDYLIDDMWADESDIEGQEERQDDYSGGDSDDSSGFGGVYDNVEESTAEAADEEKAVNIDGNKDYSHQIKQMQATLDQLVQAMGSNQPMWGSNTVPRQTEDSWNTGNVNVGATTSTASIRWENIQPFPNDVPANRMWEQWSRFIDRFEIAVSLSNINDPVKRAQMLYLSMGEKLQGIARAARLRPSLQEPDCYGIFVGNIESYLRSMVDVTAEHETFTNLKQEPNEPTIAFHARLMEKVRLCGYSSEDQDRFVRAQLLKGMRNKDLVKTARTFGYETLFVVQSATREEAYTAETAQSDPNQAFAIAQHHVRAPGKSQQWKRKNEEADDRWIDSKRRAMVERRNRGMGRRSRCPKCNRLFHKFGSCPAINVNCNTCGERGHFAIVCRRKIANQLRAERDNSPGWKMDENDEKVKT from the coding sequence ATGTCTGGAGGAAAGTATGTACGTGCCCCCGGTTACAAGGATAACTCGGAATATAACGATTATCTTATCGACGACATGTGGGCTGACGAGTCAGATATCGAAGGACAGGAAGAAAGACAAGATGATTACAGTGGTGGAGATAGCGACGACAGCTCTGGCTTCGGCGGTGTATACGACAACGTTGAGGAATCAACTGCTGAGGCGGCCGATGAAGAAAAAGCAGTCAATATCGACGGAAATAAGGACTACTCTcaccaaataaaacaaatgcaAGCCACTCTGGACCAACTAGTGCAAGCCATGGGTTCCAATCAACCAATGTGGGGATCTAACACGGTGCCTCGTCAGACTGAAGACAGCTGGAATACTGGAAACGTTAACGTTGGAGCTACGACTAGCACAGCTAGTATCCGCTGGGAAAACATACAGCCGTTTCCCAATGACGTTCCGGCAAACAGGATGTGGGAGCAGTGGAGTCGCTTCATCGATCGGTTCGAAATTGCTGTTTCCCTCTCCAATATCAATGATCCAGTCAAACGGGCTCAAATGCTTTATTTGTCAATGGGAGAAAAGTTACAAGGAATAGCCCGGGCGGCTAGACTACGGCCGAGCCTTCAAGAACCTGACTGTTACGGCATTTTCGTGGGTAACATCGAAAGTTACCTTCGTTCTATGGTAGACGTCACAGCCGAACATGAAACGTTCACCAACCTGAAGCAGGAACCAAACGAACCGACGATTGCATTCCATGCTCGGCTGATGGAAAAAGTTCGTCTATGCGGTTATAGTAGCGAAGATCAGGACCGGTTCGTACGGGCGCAACTATTGAAAGGAATGCGGAACAAAGATTTGGTAAAAACTGCACGAACTTTTGGCTATGAGACCCTTTTCGTAGTACAATCTGCTACCCGCGAGGAGGCATACACTGCTGAAACGGCACAATCGGATCCCAATCAAGCATTCGCAATAGCCCAGCATCATGTCCGAGCACCTGGAAAATCACAGCAATGGAAGCGAAAGAACGAAGAAGCGGATGATAGGTGGATCGACTCGAAAAGACGCGCGATGGTCGAACGCAGGAACCGAGGAATGGGACGTCGATCACGGTGTCCTAAGTGTAACCGTCTTTTTCACAAATTCGGATCATGCCCGGCAATCAACGTTAACTGCAACACTTGCGGTGAACGGGGACATTTTGCTATAGTATGTCGAAGGAAAATTGCCAACCAGTTACGCGCGGAGCGGGATAATTCACCAGGCTGGAAAATGGATGAAAACGACGAAAAGGTAAAAACGTGA